CTGGTGGCCGCCCGCCCGCTGCGGGTGCTGGATCTGCGCACCGAACGCAACCTGGATCTGCTCGACCTCGACGACCAGATCAGCACCGGCCAGCATCCGGCGGTGTGGCGCACCTGCCACCGGCTCGCCGACGCGGTGCGGCGGTGGTGGCCGGCGACCGCCGCCGATCCGCATCCCCTCGACGCGCTGGTGTACCGCTCCCGCACCACCCCGGAGACCTCGCTGAACGTCGCGATCTTCGGCACCGCGGCGTTCACCGCCCGGTCCTGGGCGCTGGGCCGGCGCCACGACCTGCTGGCCGAGCTGGTGCTGCACCACGGGTTCACGATCGGCTGGGAGCCGGGCGGCTGAGCAGCCGGGGCCGCAGCCGCGCGAGCGGCATCGACGCCTCGGCGCCGACCTGTTCGGCGAGACGCTCGGCGTACTCGATCAGCCCGGCGACGTCGACGCCGTGGCGCGCCGGTGCGGCGGCCAGCCGCCCGGCGCCGCGGCGCAGCAGCGCCGCCGCACCGGTGGGGTTGCCGCGCTGGATGTGGGTGATGCCCACCGCCAGCTGGGCCAGTCCCTGCCAGAGCATCCGTTCGGACGGCGGGCCGGTCTTCCACGCCGCCTCCAGCACCTCGTGGGCGTGAAACGCCCGGCCCTCGTCGAGCAGGCGTTGGGCGTAGTCGAGGGTCTGCGCCGGCGCCAACCGCAGATCCTCGGGGATGCCGGGCACCCCGGCGCTGCCGCGCGGCAGCGGGCGGCCCAGCGCGTCGCGGGGCCGGGCGTTGCGCGGGCGCCCGGATTCGTCGCGGTCACGTTCGGCCATAGGTCCATCATGCCCGGACTCGTAAACTCTCACAGGTGACGCATCTTCGTTGGCGCGCGGCGCTGGCCGCCGTGGCGCTGTGCACCGCCGGTTGTCAGGGCGCGCCCTCCCCCGATTCGGCGGACCCGCCGGCCACGACGTCGGGCCCGATCGGGTTCTGCGCGCAGCTCGGCGGGCAGTGGAACACCCCGGCGCGGCGCTGCACACTGAGCGGCAACGCCGAGCACACCCACGTCAGCGTCACCTACCCGATCGAGCTGCTCGACGACCCGACCGCCGGTCCGGCGCTGAAAACCTTTGTGCGCGAGTTCTATCACCAGCACGCCGAGTCCGGCGGCGCCGCGCAGAACGCCGGGACGAGCAGCGCCACGCTCAAACACACCGTGTTCCACCACGGCCCCGACATCACCTCGGTGCTCTTCGACGGCGACTGGTACGTCGCCGGCGAACCGCACCCCAACCGGGAGTACACCGCGTTCACCTTCGACTTCTTCGCCGGGCGCCAGATGCAGCTCAGCGACCTGTTCTGCCCCGGGGTCGACCCGGTGGCCGCCCTGCCGCCGCTGGTGCACGACCAGATCGCCGACCAGCTCGACGACGACGGCCCGCTGACCGTGGCCGGCTTCGAACCGGGCGCATCCGGGGGCAGCAACTACAGCGACAACTACCGGGCCTGGATCCTCGACGACGACGACCTGGTGGTGTACCTGCCCGCGGCGCGCACCGGGCCGGTCGACGCCGGCATGGTCCGCGCCCGGGTGCCGCTGACCGAGCTGCAACCGCATCTGCACGACGGGGGTTGCCCCAGTTAAGCGGTGCGGCCCGCCCCGATCTGATGGAATACGCCCATGGCACGCCCGTTCACCGAAACCGAACGTCAACAGTTCCTCGCCGACCCGCACATCTGTGTGCTCTCGGTCGCCGCCGGCGACGGCCGCCCGCCGGCCGCCATCCCGATCTGGTACCACTACAGCCCCGGCGGGGTCATCACGATCAACACCGGGGTCGCCAACCGCACCGCCCGACTGGTGCGCGCCGCCGGGGTGGTCACCGTGACGGTGCAGCGCGAAAAGCTGCCCTACCAGTACGTGGTCGTGGAGGGCACCGTCATCGAGGCCACCACCCCGGCACCGCTGGAGGCCCGCGAGAAGATCGCGGTGCGCTACCTCGGCGAGAAGGCCGGCCGACAGTTCGCCCGCTCCGGCGACGACGCCGACGCGGTGCTGTTCACCATCCGCCCGGATCGCTGGCGCAGCGTCGATTTCACCGGTGACCTCTGACGATGACCGGACCCGAGGGCCGGGCCCGCCCGACGGTGCGGGCCCCGGCGGCGGTGCTCGCCGTCGCGCTGGTGGTCCTCGGGGCCGTGGCGGCGGCGACCGTGGCGGTGCTCGCCGACACCGATCGCCGCGGGCTCTCCGACGACACCGCCCGCGACCGCGTCGTCGAATCGGCCCGCCGGGTGGTCCACGTCGGCGCGCTCCTCGACGTGCAGGGGCGGTTCCGCTTCGCGCCGTGCTCCGAGCAGCCCGACACCGCGCCGCCGCCGACCGGTGAGAACCCGGGACCGCCCTACACCGGCCGGGTCGACATGACCTTCGCGATCCCGGGGCACACCACCGCGCAGTCCTACCTGAAGAACGTCGCGGTGCTGCTCGGGGTCGGCGGCTGGCAGACCGCGACACTGGCCCCCGACAGCGACCGCTGGACCACGGTCAAAGACGGGGTCGCCACCGTGCTCTCCCCGGTGCCCGACGATCCCGACCGCGGCCGAGCACTGGTGGTCGGCGAGTGCGACAACTGGACCGACCACCGCGGCGAGCGCGGCGAGGACATCAGCGATCAGCTGTGGTGAGTGCGGAGGGCGACCCGCGTGGTGCTCGTGGTGCCAGGTGCAGGATTCGAACCTGCGTAGGCTTACGCCGACGGATTTACAGTCCGCTCCCATTGGCCGCTCGGGCAACCTGGCGGGGTGCGCTAAGCAGACTACAACGCGCCCCGGACGCCCCCACAGGCGGCCATGGGGGCGCCGCGACCGCGACACGCACCGAAAGGGGACTCATTTCCATGGCGGATTCGTCGTTCGACGTCGTCAGCAAGGTCGACCGGCAGGAAGTCGACAACGCGCTGAACCAGGCCGGAAAGGAACTGGCCACCCGGTTCGACTTCCGCGGCACCGACACCTCGATCGCCTGGAAGGGCGAGGAGGCCGTCGAGTTGAGCAGCTCCACCGAGGAGCGCCTCAAGGCCGCCATCGACGTGTTCAAGGAGAAACTGGTGCGCCGCGACATCTCGATGAAATCGCTGGAGCTCGGCGAGCCGCAGGCCTCCGGCAAGGGCTACAAGGTGCTCGGCACCATCAAGCAGGGCATCGCCGGCGAACACGCCAAGAAGATCACCAAGCTCATCCGCGACGAGGGCCCCAAGGGCGTCAAGGCCCAGATCCAGGGCGAGGAGGTGCGGGTGTCGTCGAAGAAACGCGACGACCTGCAGTCGGTGATCGCGCTGCTGAAAAAAGCCGACCTCGACGTGGCGCTGCAGTTCGTCAACTACCGCTGACCGGCGCGAACCGCAGGATCGCGGCGAGCTCGGCCCCCTCGGGGATGTCGGCGCGGCGCACCGCGAGCACCCGGGCGCCGCTGAGCAGGGCACGCCGGGCGATCTCGTCGACCAGGCCGTAACCGGGCTCGCCGGCCTGCAGCGACACCGCCCCGGTCTGCGGGTCGAGGGTGCCGGCCACCACCGTGTCCATGTCGATGAGCATGGTGGCGATCTGGCCGTAGGTGGCGGCGCGGGCGGCGTCGGCCAGGTCGGTCAGGGCCCGGCCCTGCTGGCGGCGCTCGGCGAACACCCGGTGCCACTCGGCGATCCGGTCGGCGTAGAACCGGTCGAGCAGCGGGCGGGCGTCGGTGCCCAACTGGCCCGCCGACCGGGTTTCGGGGCTGCCGGCCAGCGTCGCGGCCAGCAGCTCCGGGTAGGTGTTGACCTCCCGGTAGATCGAGGCGATCGGCTCGGCGGCCGCCAGGATCAGCGGCACCGCCCCGTCGGGCAGCACCGCGCGCAGCGCCCGGTCGATCGCCCGCGCGTACTGGCGGACCCGCAGCTGGCGTTGGTCGGAGCCCGACAGGCCGCCGAACTCGCTGCGGCCGGTGATCGCCGCACGCCCGGCGTGGTCGGCCGCGCTGGTGGGCAGGTCCGGCACGTCGCGTTCCCGGGCGGGGGCGTCGCCGGAGAGCTCGATGAGCCGCACCGAGTTCTCGGCCAGCGCCAGCACGAACGCACTCTGCGGAAACGTCGTGGCCCGCAGCAGCGGTTTGAGGTGCAGTCGGTCGGCCACCACCTCGACGGCACCGAGCCGGTTGGCCAGCCGGTAGGTCACCACCGTGTCGGTGGTGGCGTAGAGCACCAGCGAACGGCACTGGTGGCGCCAGAACCCCGGGTCGGTGAACTCGACGAACCGGTCGGCGAAGACCCGCCGTTGCGTCTCGTCGGTGATCCGCTCCAACACCGCCTTGGCCTGGTTGCGGAAGGTGGTCAACGGCGCGTCGGGGTGCTGCGGCTTGTCCTCGGTGGGGGTCACGATCGTCACGCAGGTCCGCCCCTGCACCGACGCGAGGACCTCGATCTCGCGGACCCCGGGGACATCGTTGTGCAACATGGCCGCCTCCTCGGGGGCCGACGACGCGACCGGCCCGCCTGCCTTCGACCCTAGCCACTCCGGCGCGACGGTGTGTGGCCCCGACACCCCCGGGATGCCTATCGTGGTGATCGAGACCACACCCGGAAGTGAGGACCGCGATGACGGTGACCCCGCACCCCGCCGGCGTGCAGACCGGCGGCGACGGCGACTGCCTCGACGTGCTCATCGTCGGCGCCGGGATCTCCGGGATCGGGGCGGCCTACCGCATCACCGAACGCAACCCGGCGACCCGCTACGTGATCCTGGAGCGGCGCGCCCGCATCGGCGGCACCTGGGATCTGTTCCGCTACCCGGGGGTGCGGTCGGACTCCAGCATCTTCACGCTGTGTTTCCCCTACGAGCCGTGGACCCGGCCCGAAGGGGTCGCCGACGGCGACAAGATCCGCGAGTACCTGGCCGCGACCGCCCACAAATACGGCATCGACGAGCACATCGAGTACCACAGCGAGGTGCGCGCCGCCGACTGGGATTCGAGCACCGACACCTGGACGGTGCAGGTCGACCAGCACGGCCACCGGCGCACCTACCGGGCCCGGTTCGTGTTCTTCGCCTCCGGCTACTACAACTACGAGCACGGCTACACCCCGCAGTTTCCCGGCGTCGAGCAGTTCACCGGCACCGTGGTGCACCCGCAGCACTGGCCGCAGGACCTCGACTACACCGGTAAACGGGTGGTGGTGATCGGCAGCGGGGCCACCGCGGTCTCGCTGATCCCGGCACTGGCGCACACCGCCGCCCACGTCACCATGCTGCAGCGCTCTCCGACCTACCTGATCTCGGCGTCGAAGTTCAGCGCGTTCGCCGATGTGCTGCGCACCGTGTTGCCCCGGCGGGTGGCGCACGCGATCATCCGGGCGCGCAACGCGGTGTTCGAGGGCATCATCTGGGTGTTGGCCCGCAAGACCCCGCCGCTGATGAAGTGGCTGCTGCGCCGCCAGGCGGTCACCAACCTGCCGCCCGGCTACGCCGTCGACGTGCACTTCAAACCCCGCTACCAGCCGTGGGATCAGCGGCTGTGCCTGATCCCCGACGCCGACCTGTACACCGCGATCAGCGAGGGCCGCGCCGAGGTGGTCACCGACCGCATCGAGTGCTTCGACGCCGACGGCATCACCCTGCAGTCCGGCGCCCACCTCGACGCCGACATCGTCGTCACCGCCACCGGGCTGAGGCTGCAGGCCCTCGGCGGGGCGCGGATCTCGCTGGACGGCACCGAGATCACCCCCACCGACCGGTTCGTCTACAAGGCCCACATGCTCGACGACGTCCCCAACCTGTTCTGGTGCGTGGGCTACACCAACGCCTCCTGGACGCTGCGCGCCGACATCACCGCCCGGGCCACCGCGAAACTCCTCGAGCACATGCGCACCCGCGGCTACACCCACGCCTACCCGCACCTGGGCGGCGAGCCGATGGCGGAGAAACCGGCCTGGGACATCCAGGCCGGCTATGTGCTGCGCGCGCCGCACGCGCTGCCCAAATCGGGCACCAAACGCCCCTGGAACGTGCGGCAGAACTACTTCGCCGACGCGCTGGACTACCGGTTCGACCGCCTCGACGAGGCGATGGTGTTCGGGCGCTGCCCGCGGCCGGCACTGGCCGGCTGAGCCGGCGCGGGCCCGGCCGCGCCTCCGGTCGGTGGGCAGCCCAGTTTGCCAACCCGCCGGTATAGCGCCGCGCACCCCCATACGCTGAGTGCCATGTCAGCTGCCATCCGCACACCGAAGGTCGTCGTTCTCGGCGGGGGATCGTGGGGCACCACCGTCGCCTCGATCTGCGCGCGCCGCGGCCCGACACTGCAGTGGGTCCGCTCGGCGGAGACCGCCGAGGACATCAACACCCACCACCGCAACACCCGGTACCTCGGCGAGGAGGTGGTGCTCAGCGACACCCTGCGGGCCACCACCGATTTCACCGAGGCCGCCCGCTGCGCCGACGTCATCGTGATGGGGGTGCCCTCGCACGGGTTTCGCGGTGTGCTCACCGAACTCGCCGCCGAGCTGCGCCCCTGGGTGCCGGTGGTGTCGCTGGTCAAGGGCCTCGAGCAGGGCACCAACCTGCGGATGAGCCAGATCGTCGAGGAGGTGCTGCCCGGACATCCGGCCGGGATCCTGGCCGGGCCCAACATCGCCCGCGAGGTCGCCGAGGGCTACGCGGCGGCGGCGGTGCTGGCCATGCCCGACCAGCATCTGGCGGCGAACCTGGCGGGGCTGTTCCGCACCAAACGGTTCCGCACCTACACCACCGACGATGTGGTCGGTGTGGAGATGGCCGGGGCGCTGAAGAACGTCTACGCGATCGCGGTCGGCATGGGCTACTCGCTGGGGATCGGGGAGAACACCCGCGCGATGGTGATGGCGCGCGCGGTGCGCGAGATGTCCAAGCTCGGGGAGGCGATGGGCGGCCAGCGCGACACCTTCGCCGGCCTGGCCGGGATGGGCGATCTCATCGTCACCTGCACCAGCAAACGCAGCCGCAACCGGCACGTCGGTGAGCAGCTCGGCTCCGGCAAGACCGTCGAGGAGATCATCGCGGCGATGAACCAGGTCGCCGAGGGGGTCAAGGCGGCCAGCGTGATCATGGAGTTCGCCGGCAAGTACGGGCTGAACATGCCGATCGCCCGGGAGGTCGACGGGGTGATCAACCACGGCTCCACCGTCGAACAGGCCTACCGCGGCCTGATCGCCGAAACCCCCGGCCACGAGGTGCACGGCAGCGGGTTCTAGCCGATCGGCAGCCGCACCCGGAACACGGTGTGCCCGCCGGTGGATTCGACCGCGACGGTGCCGTGATGGGCCTCGGCGATCGCCGCGACGATCGGCAGCCCGAGGCCTGCGCCCTGGGCGTGGCGCGAGCGGGCGGCGTCGGCCTGCACGAACCGGTCGAACAGGTGCGCCAGCAGCGCCGGGTCGATGGCCGGGCCGTCGTCGGTGACCGTCAGCTCGACGTGGGTCGCCCCGACGGTGACCGCGGTGGTCACCGTCACCCCGGCCGGGGTGTGCACCCGGGCGTTGGTCAGCAGGTTGGTGATGAGTTGCAGCAGCCGGTCGCGGTCGCCGCTGACGCGCACCGCGGCGTCGGGCAGCCGGTGGATCCAGTGGTGGTCGGGGCCGGCGACCGCGGCGTCGCCGACCGCGTCGCTGACCAGGTCGGCCAGATCGACCTCCTCGGTGCGCAGATCCTGGCGCTCGTCGAGGCGCGACAGCAGCAGCAGATCCTCCACCAGGGCGACCATCCGGTGCGCCTCGGCCTCGATGCGCCCCAGCGCCTGCTCGCTGGTGGCCGGCAGGGTGGCGCTGTCCTGGCGGGTCAGCTCCGCGTAGCCGGAGATGACCGCCAGCGGGGTGCGCAGCTCGTGGCTGATGTCGGCGAGGAACCGCCGGGTGCGCCGCTCGGCGTCGGCGAGTTCGGCCAGCGCGGCGTCGACGTTCTCCAGAAGCAGGTTCAACGTCTGGCCGACCACACCGACCTCGCTGGCCGGGTCGGTGTCGCGCACCCGGGTGGTGATGCGGTGGTCGGGGTCGGCCAGCGGCAACGCGGCCACGTCGGCGGCGGTGGCCGCCACCCGGCGCAGCGGACGCAGCGCGTAGCCGATCACCAGGATCGTGCCGAGCGCGGTGACGAGCAGCGCCACCACCACCAGCGCCGCCACCACCAGCATCTTGGCGGTGAGCAGCTGGGTGGAGCGCGTCAGCGAGATCCCGGCGACCAGCCGGTGGCCGTCGACGGTGCGGCTCTGCACCCGGTAGTTGCCGGCGGCGCCGAGCGACACGGTGCGCGCGACCCCGTCGGTCCACCGCTGGGCCGCCAGGGCGGCGGTGAGCTCGTCGTCGGCCGGGCGCGCCTCGCCGTTGGCGAACACCGCGGAGTTGATCACCGTCGCGTCGTCGAGCACGGCGATGAGGTTGCCCGGGCCCTGCCCGACGAAGTGGGTGAGCGGCTCGTCGCCGGCGCGTTCGCGCCGCTGCGCGAAGGCGTGGCTGAACGCGGCCAGCGAGCGCGACACCTCCGCGTCGTTCATGGTGGTCACGTAGCTGCGCAGGCTCAGCACCGAAAACCCCCCGAGGGCGAGCACCACCACGCTGACCACCGCGCAGACCCCCACCACCAGTTGGGTGCGCACCGTGCGCGGCCACCGGCGCCACCGCCGGCGCCGCCGCGCCGGGCTCATCGCGGCGGCCGCAGCAGGTAGCCGACGCCGCGCACGGTGTGGATCATCGGCTCCCGCCCGGCGTCGATCTTGCGGCGCAGATAGGAGATGTAGAGGTCGACGATGCTGGTCTTGCCGTTGAACCCGTAGTTCCAGACCTGTTCGAGGATCTCGGTGCGGGCCAGCGCCCGGTTCGGGTGGCGCATCAAAAACCGCAGCAGATCGAATTCGGTGGCGGTCAGCGTGATGTCCTGCCCGTCGCGGCTGACCTCACGGCTCGCACCGTCGAGCACCAGCGCCCCGACGGTCAGCCGCTCGGGCACCGGGGCGCCCAGCAGCGCCGAGCGGCGCAGCAGCCCGCGCAGCCGGGCGACGAGCTCTTCGAGGCTGAACGGCTTGGTCATGTAGTCGTCGGCGCCGGCGGTCAGCCCGCTGACCCGGTCGGTCACCGAGTCGCGGGCGGTGAGAAACAGCGTCGGGGTGTAGGGCTCGGCGTCGCGGACCCGCTGCAGCACCTGCAGGCCGTCGATGTCGGGCAGCATGATGTCGAGCACCAGCACGTCGTGGTCGCCGGCGCCGATCTTGCGCAGCGCCTCACGGCCGTCGTGGGCGACCTCGACCGTCCAGCCCTCGTACTGCAGGGCCCGTTCGACCAGGCTGGTCAGGTCGGGTTCGTCGTCGACCAGCAGGACCCGGATCGGTGAGCCGTCGGGGCGTTGCATGCGGGGCAGACGCCCCAGGATGGCCCGCCGCCGGCGGGGCCCGCCGTCCGGCGGTGCGGTTGCCATGGCGACATTCTGCGGGGCGGGCGAGGACAACCGCCAATTCGTTAACGAAGAATTCACCTCACCGACGATTTTGTGGCGCGGCTCACCGGCGATATGTGAATTCTCTATGCATCGGTGGCCTGGGTTTGCCCGCCGGTTTCCCCCGCCCCTAGCGTCGCAGAAAAGCGCCGGGGAACGGCTTGGCGCACAGGCCGGATCACCATGAGCGAGGAGACTCTCATTCTGCAGGTTGAGCGCCGCACCCAGACCACGGCGGGCTCGGCGTCGACCGAGCGGCTGCGCGCGGTTCTGCGCTACGACCTGCCGGCGTCGCTGGTGGTGTTTTTGGTCGCGCTGCCGCTGTCGCTGGGCATCGCGGTGGCCTCCGACGCGCCGGTGCTGGCGGGGCTGATCTCGGCGATCGTCGGCGGGATCGTGGCCGGGGCGCTCGGCGGCTCGGTGGTGCAGGTCAGCGGCCCGGCCGCGGGGTTGACCGTGATCGTGGCCGGTCTGGTCGCCCAATTCGGCTGGGCGGTGACCTGCGCGATCACCGTGGCCGCCGGGGTCGTGCAGGTGCTGCTCGGGTTGAGCCGGGTGGCGCGCGCCGCGTTGGCGATCTCCCCGTTCGTCGTGCACGCCATGCTGGCCGGCATCGGGATCACCATCGCCCTGCAGCAGGCCCATGTGCTGCTCGGCGGCGAATCGGCGAGTTCGGCGTGGGACAACCTGCTCGGCATGCCGGCCGCCGTCGCGCACGCCGACCCGGTCAGCGTCGTGCTGGGCACCCTGGTGATCGCGATCATGCTCAGCTGGGGCCGGCTGCCGGGGCTCGCGGCGCGCATCCCCGGCCCGCTGGTGGCGATCGTGGCGGTGACCGCGCTGTCGGTGGCCGCACCGGTCGAGGTCACCCGGATCACGCTGGACGGCTCGCTGCTCGACGCGATCACCCTGCCGGAGCTGCCCGACGGCCACTTCGGCGCGGTCGCGGTGGGGGTGCTCACCGTGGCGATGATCGCCAGCATCGAGAGCCTGCTGTCGGCGGTGGCCGTCGACCGCATGCACACCGGCGCGCGCACCGACTTCAACCGGGAACTCATCGGACAGGGCTCGGCGAACATCGTCGCCGGCACCCTCGGCGGGCTGCCGATCACCGGGGTGATCGTGCGCAGCGCCACCAACGTCGGCGCGGGGGCGCGCTCGCGCGCCTCGGCGATCCTGCACGGGGTGTGGGTGCTGCTGTTCGCGGTGCCGTTCTGCGCGCTGATCGAGCAGATCCCGACCGCGGCGCTGGCCGGGCTGCTGATCGTCATCGGTGCGCGGCTGGTCAGACCCGGCGACATCCGCACCGCGTGGCGCACCGGCAACCTCACCGTCTACCTGGTCACCCTCGCCGGGGTGGTGTTGATCAACCTGCTCGCCGGGGTGCTGCTCGGGCTGGCGCTGGCGATCACGCTGACCGGGTGGCAGGTGGTGCGCGCCAAGGTCGCCACCGAGCAGATCGACGACACCGAGTGGCGACTGCGCATCGAGGGCGCCTGCACGTTCTTGTCGCTGCCCAAGCTCACCGCCGCGCTGGCGACGCTGCCGCCGGGCACCACGGTGCGCGTCGAGACCTCGACGATCCTGTTCGACCACGCCGCCCAGGACGCCCTCGACGACTGGCAGCACCAGCACTGTGCGCGCGGTGGCACCGTTCACCGCGACACCGGTGCGGCGGTGGCCGTCTAGTCGGCGCTAGTCGGCTTCGATGCTGACGTGCAGCTTCTTGCCGCACGCGAGGGCCAGACGCTCCAGCGTCTCCACGCCGGGCACCCGGGCGCCGCTCTCCCACGACGCGATCGCCGACTGACTGGTGCCCATCGCGGCGGCCAGATCCGACTGGGTCATCTCCGCACCGACGCGGGTGACGTACACCAGCTGGCTCAGGTTCGTCGACCAGCCGGCATCCCGGTAGGCGGAATCGTAGAACTTCGGTTCGCTGCGGGTGATCATGGGGATACCCCCTTCGCTTCCGCTGACGCAACGTCCCCTTATCATATCTGGCCCGATATATTTTGGCCAGGGGTACAATTTTGCGCCACCACCGGGCGACGGCGCCGCCCGGACAGCGAAATCCCGCGTGCCGGCACCGATTTCGCCGGGAAACGACGCGCTTTAGCGCCCCGCCATCTGCTCCAGCCGGCGGATCCGGTCGGCCATCGGCGGGTGAGTGGAGAACAGCTGCCCCATCTTCTCCCCCACCCGGAACGGGTTGGCGATCATCAGGTGCGACTGGTTGGCGAACTCCGGCTCCGGCGGCAGCGGCGCGGCCTGCACCCCGTCGGAGATCTTGCGCAGCGCGGAGGCCAGCGCCAGCGGGTCGCCGGTGAGCTCCGCGCCGGACTGGTCGGCCTGGTATTCGCGCGAGCGCGACAC
This sequence is a window from Mycolicibacillus parakoreensis. Protein-coding genes within it:
- a CDS encoding RES domain-containing protein; this encodes MPELAAGYRRALPVTRPTGLARRRLPAGTTLWRLEAHGPEHWDWAGFATPRFRFDPASGAFRTRYAGSTLPGAARERYRGSGLLIPADHAEQRVIRLVAARPLRVLDLRTERNLDLLDLDDQISTGQHPAVWRTCHRLADAVRRWWPATAADPHPLDALVYRSRTTPETSLNVAIFGTAAFTARSWALGRRHDLLAELVLHHGFTIGWEPGG
- a CDS encoding DUF309 domain-containing protein, which encodes MAERDRDESGRPRNARPRDALGRPLPRGSAGVPGIPEDLRLAPAQTLDYAQRLLDEGRAFHAHEVLEAAWKTGPPSERMLWQGLAQLAVGITHIQRGNPTGAAALLRRGAGRLAAAPARHGVDVAGLIEYAERLAEQVGAEASMPLARLRPRLLSRPAPSRS
- a CDS encoding DUF3298 domain-containing protein — its product is MTHLRWRAALAAVALCTAGCQGAPSPDSADPPATTSGPIGFCAQLGGQWNTPARRCTLSGNAEHTHVSVTYPIELLDDPTAGPALKTFVREFYHQHAESGGAAQNAGTSSATLKHTVFHHGPDITSVLFDGDWYVAGEPHPNREYTAFTFDFFAGRQMQLSDLFCPGVDPVAALPPLVHDQIADQLDDDGPLTVAGFEPGASGGSNYSDNYRAWILDDDDLVVYLPAARTGPVDAGMVRARVPLTELQPHLHDGGCPS
- a CDS encoding pyridoxamine 5'-phosphate oxidase family protein: MARPFTETERQQFLADPHICVLSVAAGDGRPPAAIPIWYHYSPGGVITINTGVANRTARLVRAAGVVTVTVQREKLPYQYVVVEGTVIEATTPAPLEAREKIAVRYLGEKAGRQFARSGDDADAVLFTIRPDRWRSVDFTGDL
- a CDS encoding YajQ family cyclic di-GMP-binding protein, which gives rise to MADSSFDVVSKVDRQEVDNALNQAGKELATRFDFRGTDTSIAWKGEEAVELSSSTEERLKAAIDVFKEKLVRRDISMKSLELGEPQASGKGYKVLGTIKQGIAGEHAKKITKLIRDEGPKGVKAQIQGEEVRVSSKKRDDLQSVIALLKKADLDVALQFVNYR
- a CDS encoding baeRF11 domain-containing protein; translated protein: MLHNDVPGVREIEVLASVQGRTCVTIVTPTEDKPQHPDAPLTTFRNQAKAVLERITDETQRRVFADRFVEFTDPGFWRHQCRSLVLYATTDTVVTYRLANRLGAVEVVADRLHLKPLLRATTFPQSAFVLALAENSVRLIELSGDAPARERDVPDLPTSAADHAGRAAITGRSEFGGLSGSDQRQLRVRQYARAIDRALRAVLPDGAVPLILAAAEPIASIYREVNTYPELLAATLAGSPETRSAGQLGTDARPLLDRFYADRIAEWHRVFAERRQQGRALTDLADAARAATYGQIATMLIDMDTVVAGTLDPQTGAVSLQAGEPGYGLVDEIARRALLSGARVLAVRRADIPEGAELAAILRFAPVSGS
- a CDS encoding flavin-containing monooxygenase → MTVTPHPAGVQTGGDGDCLDVLIVGAGISGIGAAYRITERNPATRYVILERRARIGGTWDLFRYPGVRSDSSIFTLCFPYEPWTRPEGVADGDKIREYLAATAHKYGIDEHIEYHSEVRAADWDSSTDTWTVQVDQHGHRRTYRARFVFFASGYYNYEHGYTPQFPGVEQFTGTVVHPQHWPQDLDYTGKRVVVIGSGATAVSLIPALAHTAAHVTMLQRSPTYLISASKFSAFADVLRTVLPRRVAHAIIRARNAVFEGIIWVLARKTPPLMKWLLRRQAVTNLPPGYAVDVHFKPRYQPWDQRLCLIPDADLYTAISEGRAEVVTDRIECFDADGITLQSGAHLDADIVVTATGLRLQALGGARISLDGTEITPTDRFVYKAHMLDDVPNLFWCVGYTNASWTLRADITARATAKLLEHMRTRGYTHAYPHLGGEPMAEKPAWDIQAGYVLRAPHALPKSGTKRPWNVRQNYFADALDYRFDRLDEAMVFGRCPRPALAG
- a CDS encoding NAD(P)H-dependent glycerol-3-phosphate dehydrogenase, which translates into the protein MSAAIRTPKVVVLGGGSWGTTVASICARRGPTLQWVRSAETAEDINTHHRNTRYLGEEVVLSDTLRATTDFTEAARCADVIVMGVPSHGFRGVLTELAAELRPWVPVVSLVKGLEQGTNLRMSQIVEEVLPGHPAGILAGPNIAREVAEGYAAAAVLAMPDQHLAANLAGLFRTKRFRTYTTDDVVGVEMAGALKNVYAIAVGMGYSLGIGENTRAMVMARAVREMSKLGEAMGGQRDTFAGLAGMGDLIVTCTSKRSRNRHVGEQLGSGKTVEEIIAAMNQVAEGVKAASVIMEFAGKYGLNMPIAREVDGVINHGSTVEQAYRGLIAETPGHEVHGSGF
- a CDS encoding sensor histidine kinase, translating into MSPARRRRRWRRWPRTVRTQLVVGVCAVVSVVVLALGGFSVLSLRSYVTTMNDAEVSRSLAAFSHAFAQRRERAGDEPLTHFVGQGPGNLIAVLDDATVINSAVFANGEARPADDELTAALAAQRWTDGVARTVSLGAAGNYRVQSRTVDGHRLVAGISLTRSTQLLTAKMLVVAALVVVALLVTALGTILVIGYALRPLRRVAATAADVAALPLADPDHRITTRVRDTDPASEVGVVGQTLNLLLENVDAALAELADAERRTRRFLADISHELRTPLAVISGYAELTRQDSATLPATSEQALGRIEAEAHRMVALVEDLLLLSRLDERQDLRTEEVDLADLVSDAVGDAAVAGPDHHWIHRLPDAAVRVSGDRDRLLQLITNLLTNARVHTPAGVTVTTAVTVGATHVELTVTDDGPAIDPALLAHLFDRFVQADAARSRHAQGAGLGLPIVAAIAEAHHGTVAVESTGGHTVFRVRLPIG
- a CDS encoding response regulator transcription factor, whose amino-acid sequence is MATAPPDGGPRRRRAILGRLPRMQRPDGSPIRVLLVDDEPDLTSLVERALQYEGWTVEVAHDGREALRKIGAGDHDVLVLDIMLPDIDGLQVLQRVRDAEPYTPTLFLTARDSVTDRVSGLTAGADDYMTKPFSLEELVARLRGLLRRSALLGAPVPERLTVGALVLDGASREVSRDGQDITLTATEFDLLRFLMRHPNRALARTEILEQVWNYGFNGKTSIVDLYISYLRRKIDAGREPMIHTVRGVGYLLRPPR
- a CDS encoding SulP family inorganic anion transporter, which gives rise to MSEETLILQVERRTQTTAGSASTERLRAVLRYDLPASLVVFLVALPLSLGIAVASDAPVLAGLISAIVGGIVAGALGGSVVQVSGPAAGLTVIVAGLVAQFGWAVTCAITVAAGVVQVLLGLSRVARAALAISPFVVHAMLAGIGITIALQQAHVLLGGESASSAWDNLLGMPAAVAHADPVSVVLGTLVIAIMLSWGRLPGLAARIPGPLVAIVAVTALSVAAPVEVTRITLDGSLLDAITLPELPDGHFGAVAVGVLTVAMIASIESLLSAVAVDRMHTGARTDFNRELIGQGSANIVAGTLGGLPITGVIVRSATNVGAGARSRASAILHGVWVLLFAVPFCALIEQIPTAALAGLLIVIGARLVRPGDIRTAWRTGNLTVYLVTLAGVVLINLLAGVLLGLALAITLTGWQVVRAKVATEQIDDTEWRLRIEGACTFLSLPKLTAALATLPPGTTVRVETSTILFDHAAQDALDDWQHQHCARGGTVHRDTGAAVAV